In the Drosophila takahashii strain IR98-3 E-12201 chromosome 3R, DtakHiC1v2, whole genome shotgun sequence genome, one interval contains:
- the LOC108058299 gene encoding uncharacterized protein — translation MDNSAFIKRRSLTLSTRLLQKRHSASPQSCGRPGSGHDVSVSLETPGSPNASTIGVITSDVESTPPHKHKPSLDDSVDFSPRLDVSLSPNCLFSQTLATESPEVGWRWNRSNATTDSGFDSAEMGSLSQRERRRQIAFKGVEDRRSQLDNEQWRAKQMRANDLLKERCARLNSQLDQIAVSEAVNPLQTPKIPPPVAARTRSACKKVEPEPEPVLPDPMADFLNDSETDLFLLEASQQLESKVEHQEAPKPKPSTSTTPTSHHHNAKRPSFYMKFLEDESEGDEDWLSALEEAVQQATMPKKPRTSLQRYKSMPTTGGSSGGVSTLTNVVASGQGSSTCTSSSSASGSGLKNTPRIKRHASSHALSPATSHARGKLFGSRK, via the exons ATGGACAACAGCGCATTTATTAAGCGGCGTTCTTTGACGCTCAGCACGCGTCTCCTGCAAAAACGACACAGTG CTTCGCCGCAGAGTTGCGGGCGCCCAGGAAGCGGCCACGATGTGAGCGTCTCCCTGGAAACTCCTGGCTCGCCCAACGCCTCCACAATCGGGGTAATCACCTCCGATGTGGAGAGCACTCCGCCGCACAAGCACAAGCCCAGTTTGGACGACAGTGTGGACTTCTCGCCGCGCCTGGACGTGAGTCTCTCGCCCAACTGCCTCTTCTCGCAGACCCTGGCCACCGAAAGCCCGGAGGTGGGATGGCGTTGGAATCGGAGTAATGCCACCACGGACAGTGGCTTCGATTCCGCCGAAATGGGAAGCTTGAGTCAGCGGGAACGCAGGCGGCAGATCGCCTTCAAGGGCGTCGAGGATCGGCGCAGTCAGCTGGACAACGAGCAGTGGCGGGCGAAGCAGATGCGGGCCAATGATCTCCTCAAGGAGCGCTGCGCCCGGCTCAACAGCCAGCTGGACCAGATAGCCGTGTCGGAGGCGGTTAATCCGCTGCAAACGCCCAAGATCCCGCCACCTGTAGCTGCCCGCACACGGTCGGCCTGCAAGAAAGTTGAGCCGGAGCCGGAGCCAGTGCTTCCCGATCCCATGGCCGACTTCCTCAACGACTCGGAGACGGATCTCTTCCTGCTCGAGGCCTCCCAGCAACTGGAGTCGAAGGTTGAGCACCAAGAAGCACCTAAACCCAAACCGAGCACCAGCACCACACCCACCAGCCACCATCACAACGCAAAGCGACCCTCCTTCTACATGAAGTTTCTGGAAGACGAGAGCGAGGGCGACGAGGACTGGCTGAGCGCCCTGGAGGAGGCTGTGCAGCAGGCCACGATGCCCAAGAAGCCGCGCACCTCGCTGCAGCGCTACAAGTCGATGCCAACTACGGGAGGTTCCTCCGGCGGAGTGTCCACGCTGACCAATGTAGTGGCCAGTGGCCAGGGTTCGAGCACCTGTACAAGTTCCTCCTCCGCTTCGGGGTCAGGATTGAAGAATACTCCGCGGATTAAGCGGCATGCCAGCTCACATGCCCTCTCCCCAGCCACTTCACATG CGCGCGGCAAACTCTTCGGCAGCCGGAAATGA
- the amon gene encoding neuroendocrine convertase 2 isoform X1 — MAAAAWSWLLAPFLLLHLASAGAGGGGAAGAGGLSGPSVFTSSFLVRFRRGVDNGFAHEVADKYGFDNLGPLVGADGHEYHFKHRTLPHARSRRSLTHTRALKSHPAVHTAVQQPGFKRVKRGLRPAVPAIHGMKFDLKMGEANRIEEEPTDPYFPMQWYLKNTGQNGGKVRLDLNVQAAWAQGITGKNVTTAIMDDGVDYMHPDLKFNYNAEASYDFSSNDPFPYPRYTDDWFNSHGTRCAGEVAAARDNGICGVGVAYDSKIAGIRMLDQPYMTDLIEANSMGHEPHKIHIYSASWGPTDDGKTVDGPRNATMRAIVQGVNEGRNGLGNIYVWASGDGGEEDDCNCDGYAASMWTISINSAINDGQNAHYDESCSSTLASTFSNGAKDPNTGVATTDLYGKCTTTHSGTSAAAPEAAGVFALALEANPQLTWRDIQHLTVLTSKRNSLFDAKNRFHWTMNGVGLEFNHLFGFGVLDAGAMVTLSKQWHAVPPRYHCEAGELTQPQAIVMGRSLFWEIKTDACKGTDTEVNYLEHVQAVISANASRRGDLELFLTSPMGTKSMILSRRANDDDHRDGFTKWPFMTTHSWGEYPQGTWKLEARFNSPQTRHGNLLEWSLVLHGTKEAPYRTLHPSSPHSKLAIVKKAHEDKKMK; from the exons ATGGCAGCAGCCGCATGGAGCTGGCTGTTGGCCCCATTCCTGCTCCTCCACTTGGCCAGTGCAGGAgcgggcggaggaggagctgccggAGCAGGAGGATTGAGTGGTCCCTCCGTGTTCACCAGCTCCTTTCTGGTGCGATTCCGGCGCGGAGTGGACAACGGATTCGCCCATGAAGTGGCCGACAAATACGGCTTCGACAACCTAGGCCCG CTGGTCGGCGCCGATGGACACGAGTATCATTTCAAGCACAGGACCCTTCCCCATGCCCGATCCCGGCGCAGTCTGACGCACACACGGGCCCTCAAGAGCCACCCGGCG GTTCACACGGCCGTTCAGCAGCCGGGCTTCAAGCGGGTTAAACGCGGACTGCGGCCAGCGGTGCCCGCCATTCACGGCATGAAGTTCGACCTGAAAATGGGCGAGGCCAATCGGATTGAGGAGGAGCCCACCGATCCGTACTTCCCCATGCAGTGGTACCTCAAGAACACCGGTCAGAATGGCGGAAAGGTGCGATTGGATCTCAATGTGCAGGCCGCCTGGGCCCAAGGAATCACCGGAAAGAATGTGACAACGGCCATCATGGATGATG GCGTGGACTACATGCATCCGGAtctgaaatttaattat AACGCCGAGGCCAGTTATGACTTCAGCAGCAACGATCCCTTTCCCTATCCCCGATACACCGACGACTGGTTCAACAG TCATGGAACTCGTTGTGCCGGCGAAGTGGCTGCTGCCAGAGATAATGGAATTTGCGGCGTTGGCGTTGCTTATGACAGCAAAATCGCAG GCATTCGCATGCTGGATCAGCCCTACATGACGGACCTAATCGAGGCCAACTCCATGGGCCACGAGCCGCACAAAATCCACATCTACAGCGCCTCCTGGGGTCCCACCGACGATGGCAAGACGGTCGACGGTCCCCGGAATGCCACCATGCGAGCGATAGTCCAGGGCGTCAATGAG GGTCGAAATGGCCTGGGCAACATCTACGTCTGGGCCTCCGGCGACGGCGGCGAGGAGGACGACTGCAACTGCGACGGCTACGCCGCCTCCATGTGGACCATTTCCATTAACAGCGCCATTAACGACGGCCAGAATGCCCACTACGACGAGAGCTGCAGCTCCACGCTGGCGTCCACGTTCAGCAACGGAGCCAAGGACCCCAACACGGGCGTTGCCACCACGGACCTCTACGGCAAGTGCACGACCACCCACTCGGGCACCAGTGCGGCGGCGCCCGAAGCAGCGGGCGTCTTCGCCCTGGCCTTGGAGGCCAA CCCACAGCTGACTTGGCGCGACATCCAGCATCTGACGGTGCTGACATCGAAGCGCAACTCGCTGTTCGATGCCAAGAACCGCTTCCACTGGACAATGAACGGCGTGGGCTTGGAGTTCAACCACCTCTTCGGGTTCGGCGTGCTGGATGCGGGAGCCATGGTCACACTATCCAAGCAGTGGCATGCAGTGCCACCGCGTTACCACTGCGAGGCGGGCGAGCTCACCCAGCCACA GGCCATCGTTATGGGTCGCTCGCTCTTCTGGGAGATCAAAACGGATGCCTGCAAGGGCACTGACACGGAAGTCAACTACTTGGAACACGTTCAGGCGGTCATCTCGGCGAACGCCTCACGACGAGGAGATCTGGAGCTGTTCCTTACCTCTCCCATGGGTACCAA ATCCATGATCCTGTCGAGGCGAGCCAACGATGACGACCACCGCGATGGCTTCACCAAATGGCCCTTCATGACCACTCACTCGTGGGGCGAGTATCCGCAGGGCACCTGGAAACTGGAG GCACGCTTCAACTCGCCGCAAACCCGACATGGCAATCTGCTGGAATGGTCCTTGGTCCTTCATGGCACCAAGGAGGCGCCCTACCGCACCCTGCACCCCTCATCGCCGCACTCCAAGCTGGCCATTGTGAAGAAGGCGCACGAGGACAAGAAGATGAAGTAG
- the amon gene encoding neuroendocrine convertase 2 isoform X2 yields MLRNKLNELPQKLQQKNAEASYDFSSNDPFPYPRYTDDWFNSHGTRCAGEVAAARDNGICGVGVAYDSKIAGIRMLDQPYMTDLIEANSMGHEPHKIHIYSASWGPTDDGKTVDGPRNATMRAIVQGVNEGRNGLGNIYVWASGDGGEEDDCNCDGYAASMWTISINSAINDGQNAHYDESCSSTLASTFSNGAKDPNTGVATTDLYGKCTTTHSGTSAAAPEAAGVFALALEANPQLTWRDIQHLTVLTSKRNSLFDAKNRFHWTMNGVGLEFNHLFGFGVLDAGAMVTLSKQWHAVPPRYHCEAGELTQPQAIVMGRSLFWEIKTDACKGTDTEVNYLEHVQAVISANASRRGDLELFLTSPMGTKSMILSRRANDDDHRDGFTKWPFMTTHSWGEYPQGTWKLEARFNSPQTRHGNLLEWSLVLHGTKEAPYRTLHPSSPHSKLAIVKKAHEDKKMK; encoded by the exons ATGTTACGAAATAAACTGAACGAATTACCCCAAAAGCTACAACAAAAA AACGCCGAGGCCAGTTATGACTTCAGCAGCAACGATCCCTTTCCCTATCCCCGATACACCGACGACTGGTTCAACAG TCATGGAACTCGTTGTGCCGGCGAAGTGGCTGCTGCCAGAGATAATGGAATTTGCGGCGTTGGCGTTGCTTATGACAGCAAAATCGCAG GCATTCGCATGCTGGATCAGCCCTACATGACGGACCTAATCGAGGCCAACTCCATGGGCCACGAGCCGCACAAAATCCACATCTACAGCGCCTCCTGGGGTCCCACCGACGATGGCAAGACGGTCGACGGTCCCCGGAATGCCACCATGCGAGCGATAGTCCAGGGCGTCAATGAG GGTCGAAATGGCCTGGGCAACATCTACGTCTGGGCCTCCGGCGACGGCGGCGAGGAGGACGACTGCAACTGCGACGGCTACGCCGCCTCCATGTGGACCATTTCCATTAACAGCGCCATTAACGACGGCCAGAATGCCCACTACGACGAGAGCTGCAGCTCCACGCTGGCGTCCACGTTCAGCAACGGAGCCAAGGACCCCAACACGGGCGTTGCCACCACGGACCTCTACGGCAAGTGCACGACCACCCACTCGGGCACCAGTGCGGCGGCGCCCGAAGCAGCGGGCGTCTTCGCCCTGGCCTTGGAGGCCAA CCCACAGCTGACTTGGCGCGACATCCAGCATCTGACGGTGCTGACATCGAAGCGCAACTCGCTGTTCGATGCCAAGAACCGCTTCCACTGGACAATGAACGGCGTGGGCTTGGAGTTCAACCACCTCTTCGGGTTCGGCGTGCTGGATGCGGGAGCCATGGTCACACTATCCAAGCAGTGGCATGCAGTGCCACCGCGTTACCACTGCGAGGCGGGCGAGCTCACCCAGCCACA GGCCATCGTTATGGGTCGCTCGCTCTTCTGGGAGATCAAAACGGATGCCTGCAAGGGCACTGACACGGAAGTCAACTACTTGGAACACGTTCAGGCGGTCATCTCGGCGAACGCCTCACGACGAGGAGATCTGGAGCTGTTCCTTACCTCTCCCATGGGTACCAA ATCCATGATCCTGTCGAGGCGAGCCAACGATGACGACCACCGCGATGGCTTCACCAAATGGCCCTTCATGACCACTCACTCGTGGGGCGAGTATCCGCAGGGCACCTGGAAACTGGAG GCACGCTTCAACTCGCCGCAAACCCGACATGGCAATCTGCTGGAATGGTCCTTGGTCCTTCATGGCACCAAGGAGGCGCCCTACCGCACCCTGCACCCCTCATCGCCGCACTCCAAGCTGGCCATTGTGAAGAAGGCGCACGAGGACAAGAAGATGAAGTAG